The window TGATCAATGAATATTCCGTCATGCGGTAATTGAATCCCATCAGTATAATGCCCACCATAAATGATGTTGTCGGAGTTTCCATCGAGTTCAAGATTTTCAATTTTCATGTTGTTGCAATTCACCATTGCAATGCATTCTCCTATATAAGCTGCAACACGATGCCATGCAGCGCCACCTACTACACAGTTGACCAGTCTGCCCTGCCAGCACGCTCCTGTTTCATCCCACAATGGTAAATGTGTCCTCAATCCACAATTGTTATATGAACTCAACCAGCGATCTCCTGTTATAGGATCAAATGCTCCGAATTTAAGACAATCAACGTATTTTATTTTTGTAACAGGCTGTTGTCCTGCATAATCCAGATTTCCCCCTTTGATGGTAAAGTCTTGCCAACCATCCATACACATTATATCATGACCTTTTAAATACCATTGGCAGGGTACATCCGGAGTGTATTGATATCCGACGTAAAATGTTCCGGCAGGAATTGTAAGAATGCCATTTCCTGGTCTTGGAGGGCCATTTGCATTATACCTATCTGGTTTCAAATTATTTCTAAAGAAATTCATGGCCTCTTCAAAAGCACATCGGTCGGATTCAGGGTCACCATTGGCGCCAAAATCCGCATGTAAATCTTTTATTACTGTAAAATTGCCGTTGTTCCCGCCACTACATGTTTGAATTGTTGAAAAATCGATATAAGGATCACAGTGAAAATTTTGACACCCTGTAGAGCTTATTTCAAAAAACGATGAATCAATGCAACCCTTTGCATCGGTCACAATAAGAGTATCAATTCCGGCATACAAGTTCAAAGCAATAGGTGTTGAATCACCGGATGGTATCCATTGGTATGAAAATGGTAGCGTACCACCAAGGATAATACTTCCTGCATTTCCATCATTTGTACTATCTGATGAAGCATTGGTCGCATAGATGTTTACCTGAAGAGGAGCAGGTTGATCAAGTGTAATAGTCGAAACTCCATAGCAATTGTTTGAGTCCTTCACGATTACAGTATAAGTTCCCGACCAAAGATTATTCGCTGTGTCTGTTGTGGAGACAGATGGAAACCAATTGTAGGAATAGGGCAACGTTCCTCCTGTAGCAGTGACAAGAATGGAGCCACTGGTGTCATCATAGCATGGAATCGCAGATAAGATTGTTGAGCTAACGGTTGGTCCATTTGAATTTGAAATAATGGCGGTGGTTTTTACTCTGCACTTGTTCAAATCTTCTACAATCAATGTATCAATTCCCTGAGGGACCGATTTCTTTTCTGCCTCATTAGATCCTGATACAATCCAACGATAAGCATAAGGGCTTATTCCTCCGCTTACCGTCGGAGTGACTTCTCCGTTAGATTGGCCACAACCGGAAGGGGTTATGGATAATGAAACACTTAATTCAGTGGGTTGAGTAATTGTAAGGTTTTTAAGACTTAAACAACCATCATTGTCAGTAATTTTAACGGACTGTGTACCAGCAGGCAGTCGCACAGCGACAGAATCTGTATCACTTGAATTTAGCCATTCAAAATGGAATGGAGCCTTTCCCGAGCTAATTGAAATTTGCGCACTACCATCACGATAGCCATGGCAGGAAACATGTGAAAGCACGCTGATTGTACTAACAGGTCCATTCGTATCAGCAACAATGGCCTCATAAGTTTTAAAACATCCATTGGTATCGCCAACAATAACAAAATAGTTTCCTGCCTTTAAATTGGTTTCAGTTGAATCTTCATTTCCTGAAAGTGACCAAAGGTAATTGTAAGGGAGGCGTTCCACCGGAGGGTGTTACAATTGCAATTCCTGTACTGTCTTTGCAAACGGAAGAAGTGGTTGAAAAAGTAACAGTAATGGAGTCGGGTTGATAAATATGGACGGTGTCAGTCAGCAAGCATCCATGCACATCTGTTGTATTTACTATAAACGTGTCGGGAGCCAGGTTGGAAATTTCATATGCAAAACCCAGACTATCGGACCAGGAATAATAATATGGTGGTGTTCCACCTTGTGCGATTACCTTTGCATAACCATTCTTATAGTTATAACAAGATACATTTTTTGTGGAAGGATAGGTTTCAAATGTCACACAAACATTATTTGATAATGCGAATGCACCGAATTGAGTTATTGTATTTAAAGAAGTTACATTACCGATGATACTATCTCCTGAAGAATGAGAATTGCCAAGATCCTTCCACCGCGTGCCATTCCAACCGGCTACACGCATTTCAGTAGGTTTGGTTAGAATACAATCATCATCATTCCAACTCAGATTAACTTTTACAGCTGAAGAACCATTTGTACGGTACAATTTCCAATAATCACAAGCACTTATGTTCTCAATTGTAGAATCCATTTCATTCCCGTAATTCTGTTGTGCAGGAATGAGAACCGACAGGAAAGCATCCGTTGTATTGGCAGGTGCTGAAATTCCCAATGGATGATAGGGATGGGTTAATTCAGGAGATCCGAGTGGGAATAAAAATGAATCGTTACCGATCTTGGAGACAAATCCCATAATATAACTTGAATCACTTCCCCCAGTTACTTTTATATTGTCGCTTAGCGTAAGTAAATTGATCGAATCGGAATGCAGATAGTATTTGAATAAATTTAAGGAATCGGTAACTGTGATAGGAGTTGCCAATTCAACATAGTTTCCTTTTTTGTCTACTTCGAGCTTTTTGAACTGAATTGTTCCGGAGCCATTCCTTTGAATTGTTTGTATGGATCCGGCTTTAAATTTTGAAAATCCCCCGTTTGCACCAAATTGCATACCGCTTGTACTTTCTACAACAACATCACCGGAGAAGAATGTCGATTCTGAGTATGCAGGGTAAATGTTCACTCCGGAGCCTTTTTGAATGAAGGTCACATTGCCGTCAAACTTGTCTCCGAATGAATTTGCTAAAATAAAATTATGTGCAGTTGAACTTGAATCTTTGATGATGGTATTCCAGCCAAATGTATTTCCGCCGCTACAGACATCGCCTGTGGTTCCATACCTTGTAATCGTAACAGAGGAGTCAAAACTTGCTCCATTTAATTGAATGTTCCGGCCATAAAAAGAAAATGGCCGCTCAAAATAAACACCAGAATTCAATATTAGTTTACTCGAAGCATTGTTCATTATAATTGAAACACTGTCAGAACTTGAATATTGAAAATTCTTTAATGTTAAAATACCGGTAAATGTGGATAATATGGATAGTGAACCTGTGCCTACAACTGTACTTATTCCTCCGGAATTCCCGAAGTTCATTCCTGCAAGAGCATTGTCAAGGATCAATTTACCCTCAAATACTGCATCCCCGGAGTTGGCTACATAAAAGCGATCAGAACCTGTTGTGGAATTCAGATTTTTCATCGTTACACTGTCCTGAAAAAGAGACTTGTTTATGCTCATGGTGCCGATGCCGTTTTTAATTACAACCGGTGAGGCGAATGTGTCGGGAGCGCTTGTTCCTGTGGTGAAGGTGCAAGCGGAAGAAGGATTGTGATAAATAGTTGTAGCCTTCGCAAAATAAGACCCTCCAAGAGATGTCGAATTGGAAGAGCCTGTAGTTGTGATTGAAGTGATTCCTAGAAATCGTGTCCCGTCAAG of the Bacteroidota bacterium genome contains:
- a CDS encoding T9SS type A sorting domain-containing protein — protein: MERLPYNYLWSLSGNEDSTETNLKAGNYFVIVGDTNGCFKTYEAIVADTNGPVSTISVLSHVSCHGYRDGSAQISISSGKAPFHFEWLNSSDTDSVAVRLPAGTQSVKITDNDGCLSLKNLTITQPTELSVSLSITPSGCGQSNGEVTPTVSGGISPYAYRWIVSGSNEAEKKSVPQGIDTLIVEDLNKCRVKTTAIISNSNGPTVSSTILSAIPCYDDTSGSILVTATGGTLPYSYNWFPSVSTTDTANNLWSGTYTVIVKDSNNCYGVSTITLDQPAPLQVNIYATNASSDSTNDGNAGSIILGGTLPFSYQWIPSGDSTPIALNLYAGIDTLIVTDAKGCIDSSFFEISSTGCQNFHCDPYIDFSTIQTCSGGNNGNFTVIKDLHADFGANGDPESDRCAFEEAMNFFRNNLKPDRYNANGPPRPGNGILTIPAGTFYVGYQYTPDVPCQWYLKGHDIMCMDGWQDFTIKGGNLDYAGQQPVTKIKYVDCLKFGAFDPITGDRWLSSYNNCGLRTHLPLWDETGACWQGRLVNCVVGGAAWHRVAAYIGECIAMVNCNNMKIENLELDGNSDNIIYGGHYTDGIQLPHDGIFIDHSIGVIIKNVNAHHFGRDGLMIADNVCNFNPPPIGDNLNIRIGRSKFNWNGRNGFSLVGGHGIIVNNSEFNHNAVGRLASMPGVGVDIEWENGNSQIRSTNSGTDPAIEFNGCRFHFNKNAGIENESDQTYEVLAYPYQTTQPNPPSRLDLFEKRFNFNYCTFVGSENGYAAIPNGKAFTFTTCHFYGQVLKSYFSPMIIDLNGDEQTKFINCTFNEIYNGKSMNHQTVNECSTPVCGNTQGCVDARDQGLIHISYGARTLFEGCTFNSNYSMRWGLFSGHHDRGPGPWPDTMYSYDKLELSACFFNNDGMNTQLCGSTSCYTSLGEFINTKITFGTQFRILNGTVNTPTNCPQYTYYRIDYHQLTCEPNNAVPPLDQNHIFIPAVCVPKYFDCRVNPVQIDIDCQDCDVNCIACNILEYEETCPNPNPSQRNASKSDQKLGELKISPNPSTNLIHVEGAENEKLIQILNVYGACVKQELYLNSQQDIHIESLAPGIYFIRIENKLISKFIKLE